In Chryseobacterium shigense, the following proteins share a genomic window:
- a CDS encoding DUF11 domain-containing protein, protein MQKKFTLHYKRAQIGFIKKYRPISLLIIILSFFFSSNLYSQSCTDTNFNDVTVLNVSGGYSATTGILTFISGAGNIQVTKNGGVQFWLYGPANGSPYNAPNTLPSDGLLLFIGNKYYRSKDIMTSSYNVTGNTDAGYLTVVSNTCSTSGNTQALDIRLSAVTGGLTYYLNVKYSYTIPNNYLTVDYRVEIPAGNTAPISLAHSMNSYLAMQPEPGFVTGAAPYYIVGARNGANYEAFKYKSGIPWSGYYSADWNNLGTDLGSDATFNNTIYSTGGVDNSFGISMNFGTTPGVFTSTSDIIFACNAPTTAPSFSNKSICAGASVNLTSLYNGPALSTLGSNIALLYYDPSGNPVADPTNVAAASGYTAEYVDTVNGCTSRRGPISINTSCPDLAITYGGVSSACVKKGDTFTLTYTVTNSGAQESNPVTAILANVDPASYIFQSYTATSGTYDNSARKWTIPTLGTGGASSTITLTYQVGQNPGNIQFIGNATVSGPVTEGNTANNTIDMTTVYVTPLDNITANNDSVTAQAGNNIINVLTNDVLNGVSPASLNSHPNTKVTMVSQSVPGALVLNADGSVNIPLGTPSGVYTLDYSYCYYTAYGSTTNSCTNCTTARLTVTVTGSCYRSGIASTAGNPALISKVGITSLQRTGAQSSDNWPAVRKGAWLALEARTKGFVVNRIAFASGNPVGIQPSDFVEGMMVYDTTNKCLKMYTSQDGGTTFGWFCITTQTCPD, encoded by the coding sequence ATGCAAAAAAAATTTACTCTGCACTATAAACGTGCCCAAATAGGTTTTATAAAAAAATATAGGCCTATCTCTCTGCTAATAATTATTCTATCCTTCTTCTTTTCTTCAAATCTTTATTCGCAATCATGTACAGACACTAATTTCAATGATGTCACTGTGCTGAACGTTAGTGGCGGGTATTCGGCCACAACCGGAATCCTAACCTTCATATCCGGTGCCGGCAACATACAGGTAACTAAAAATGGGGGAGTCCAATTCTGGCTTTATGGACCAGCGAATGGAAGCCCATATAACGCTCCCAATACGTTACCATCAGATGGTCTGCTACTGTTTATAGGAAATAAATATTACAGATCAAAAGATATTATGACCTCTAGCTACAATGTAACAGGAAACACTGATGCAGGATACCTGACTGTAGTTTCCAATACCTGTTCTACATCAGGAAACACACAGGCCTTAGATATCCGTCTTAGTGCAGTAACAGGCGGTCTTACCTATTATTTGAATGTCAAATATTCTTATACCATTCCTAATAATTATCTTACAGTAGACTATAGAGTTGAAATTCCTGCAGGCAATACAGCTCCTATAAGCCTTGCTCACTCCATGAATAGTTATCTGGCTATGCAACCTGAACCGGGCTTTGTAACCGGTGCTGCGCCTTATTATATAGTGGGTGCCCGTAATGGGGCAAATTATGAAGCTTTTAAATATAAGTCCGGAATACCATGGTCAGGATACTATTCCGCAGATTGGAACAACTTAGGTACTGATTTAGGTAGTGATGCTACTTTCAATAACACTATTTACTCTACTGGTGGTGTAGATAACTCTTTTGGAATATCTATGAACTTCGGCACTACTCCCGGCGTATTTACCAGTACAAGTGATATTATCTTCGCATGTAATGCACCTACAACTGCTCCATCATTCTCCAATAAATCAATCTGTGCAGGTGCCAGCGTAAATCTTACCAGCCTCTACAACGGCCCGGCTCTTTCAACTTTGGGAAGTAACATCGCATTGCTTTATTATGATCCTTCCGGCAATCCTGTTGCAGATCCTACCAATGTTGCAGCAGCAAGTGGTTATACTGCAGAATATGTTGATACTGTTAATGGATGTACTTCTCGAAGAGGACCAATTTCAATTAATACTTCATGTCCAGATCTGGCCATAACCTATGGCGGAGTAAGCAGTGCCTGCGTAAAAAAAGGAGACACCTTTACATTAACCTATACTGTAACCAATTCAGGAGCTCAGGAAAGTAATCCTGTAACTGCAATATTAGCAAATGTAGACCCGGCTTCATATATCTTCCAGTCTTATACCGCTACATCCGGAACTTATGACAATAGCGCCAGAAAATGGACTATCCCAACCTTGGGTACCGGCGGTGCTTCATCCACCATTACTCTTACCTATCAAGTAGGACAGAACCCGGGAAATATCCAGTTTATAGGAAATGCTACCGTTTCAGGGCCTGTAACTGAAGGGAATACAGCTAATAATACAATAGATATGACTACTGTATATGTTACACCACTGGACAATATTACGGCGAATAACGATAGTGTTACTGCACAAGCAGGAAACAACATCATCAATGTTCTTACCAATGATGTTCTGAACGGCGTATCGCCTGCTTCGTTAAACAGCCACCCGAATACAAAAGTGACTATGGTTTCCCAATCTGTTCCGGGTGCTCTGGTACTGAATGCAGATGGAAGCGTAAATATACCTTTAGGAACACCTTCAGGTGTTTATACGCTCGATTACAGCTACTGTTATTATACGGCATACGGCAGCACAACCAATTCATGTACTAACTGTACAACCGCAAGACTTACCGTTACAGTTACTGGAAGCTGCTACAGATCAGGAATTGCTTCTACAGCAGGAAATCCGGCACTGATCAGTAAAGTGGGAATTACCTCATTACAAAGAACCGGAGCCCAGAGCTCAGATAACTGGCCTGCGGTGCGTAAAGGTGCATGGCTGGCTCTTGAAGCAAGAACAAAAGGATTTGTTGTCAACAGAATAGCTTTTGCATCTGGAAATCCTGTAGGCATTCAGCCTTCAGATTTTGTAGAGGGAATGATGGTGTATGACACGACAAACAAATGCTTAAAAATGTACACTTCACAAGATGGAGGAACTACTTTTGGATGGTTCTGTATTACTACACAGACCTGTCCGGATTAA